The following are encoded in a window of Haloplanus vescus genomic DNA:
- a CDS encoding non-histone chromosomal MC1 family protein, giving the protein MVREDGKRNFVMREDGDEDSVYSGNMPRQAALKAARRLDPDDSESEAEDDSTEIRLREKGTDKVHIFEAWAWEQEAPDDKPDWMGEEITKGNVSKKGIEHIED; this is encoded by the coding sequence ATGGTACGAGAGGACGGTAAGCGAAACTTCGTGATGCGCGAGGACGGAGACGAGGACAGTGTGTACTCGGGGAACATGCCCCGGCAGGCGGCACTCAAGGCTGCTCGTCGACTCGACCCCGACGACTCGGAGAGCGAGGCCGAGGACGACTCGACGGAGATTCGACTCCGAGAGAAAGGGACAGACAAAGTCCACATCTTCGAGGCGTGGGCGTGGGAGCAGGAGGCACCCGACGACAAGCCCGATTGGATGGGCGAGGAGATCACGAAAGGCAACGTCTCGAAGAAAGGCATCGAACACATCGAGGACTGA